CATCCCCGTCCTTAATGAAAGGGTGCATGCTGGAACCTCTGGCCCGGAACTGAAATGGTATCCCTTCGGCCAGCGTTATCCGCATAAGTTGAATGAATGCCGGGACTGCAAGGCACGGTTCACCTCCTGCGGCCCGACAGACGCTGCGAGATGCCGCAGATTCAATGATCAGTCTGGAAAACATTGAACAAATCAGTGCAATATGCGTACCAGTTTCAATTCAATTGAAAGGCGTAGGAACAAAACGGCCGGGGCTGAATTTTTTCACCACTTTCAAAAGACCCATTGGTAAAATTAACTAGTGTTATCAATTACTTATACATATAGCGATCGGCATTCTTCTTGCTCAACCGTATGGTGCGGCCTTCGGACATATGCCCCATTCACTCGATGAGGGGCAAGAAGTGGCCGCCGTTGGAATGTCAGAACACGTCTTTTCGGTTGGGAGGCGCATGGTATTATTCTTCGGATTTCCTCTGGTGATCACGCTTTTGATGATGCCTTCAATTATACGGCTTGCGGGAAAATATGGTTGTATCGATCACCCGGGCGAGAGGAGAGTACATACCAACCCGACGCCTCGATGGGGCGGTCTGGCATTTTTCATCGGCATACTTCCCATCTTCTTTTTCATGAACCTTGATAATCGCCTGATCTCGTATCTGGCGGCCTCCTCCCTGCTTGTACTGGTCGGCGCGATTGACGACTGGAAGCAGCTTGGTTACGCTGCAAAGCTGTTTGCGACCCTTGCAGCCACGTCGGTCGTTGTTTTTGGCGGCGATGTTGTTTTGCGGAGCATCGGCACTTACGGCTCTTTCGGCCAGATCAGTCTCGGCCCCGCCGCCATTCCTTTCACGTATCTTTGCATCGTGGGCGTCACCAACGCAATGAACCTTATAGACGGCCTGAATGGACTTGCCGGGGGCATTTCCTTCATCGCCTCTCTTTTCATTGCCATCGTCGCTTACGTATCAGGCAATCAGGTACTGGCGGGGCTCTGCGTCGCCTTTGCCGGAGCAATAGGCGCCTTTCTGCGTTACAACATGCTTGCCAAGGCCCATGTGTTCATGGGCGACTCGGGTAGTCTCTTTCTCGGTTTCTCCCTCGCTTTTTTCTCGGTGACGCTTACACAGGATGCGCGCTGTCGCGTTGAACCAATGTTACCCGTGCTCCTTCTCCTTGTGCCAATCTTCGACACGCTAAGGGTCATGGCGCTACGGCTCTTTACGGGAAAAAATCCTTTCAAGGCTGATACCAACCACCTTCATCACCTTCTCCTCAAGGCCGGGTGCTCTCACAGGAAAAGTGTGCTGCTGCTCTGGTCGATCACCGCACTCTTCGGACTCGCTGCAATGCTGATCCATTCCAGGGGAACGTCGACCCCCTATCTGATCGCCGTGCTCACCGGCTCAATCTTTCTGAGCATCTTTGCGGACGCGCTTGGAAGAAGAACGCATGAAACCGCGTCAAGAACTCAGCCACAAATACAGGTACGGGACCACGAGGCAGTAAGAACAGGAGCCACAATAAGCGGGGAGATGGAGCCCCCAACAGAGGAGTGCGGCCCGAAGGCCGCTTTAGGAACACGCTGATCATCCGGCAACAAAAAAGCGGAGTGGCGGCACCGGGAATCTACTTACCGGCTGATATGAAATAATCTATCGTCTTCCGCAATCCCTCTTCCAGAGGAACTTTGGGCTGCCAGTCGAGGTGCTGACGGGCTTTTGAAATGTCAGGGCACCTTCTCCTGGGATCATCTTCGGGGAGTTGCTCGAAAACGACCCTGGAGCCTGAGCCGACCATGTCGACGATGCGCTCGGCTAATTCGACCACCTGCACTTCGTGAGGATTACCAAGGTTGACGGGGCCGGGGAAACCGGAGAGATAAGGCCTGGTATAATCTCTTTCCCTTTCGTGCTCGCCCGTTTCGTAATCCATCATGCGGATCATGCCTTCGATAAGGTCATCTATGTAACAGAAGGACCTGGTCTGTGACCCCTGACCATAGACGGTGATGTCTTTGCCTCGCAAAGCCTGCATGATGAAATTACTCACCACCCGGCCGTCATCGGGTCTCATTCTTGGTCCGTAGGTATTAAAGATACGAATGACCTTGATATCCACCTTGTTCTGGCGCAGGTAATCAAAGAAGAGCGTCTCAGCCAGCCGTTTTCCCTCATCGTAGCAACTTCGTTTACCAATGGGGTTCACGTTCCCCCAGTACTCCTCCTGCTGAGGGTGCACATCGGGATCGCCATACACCTCGCTCGTGGATGCCTGCAGTACTCGTGCCCTGACTCTCTTTGCAAGGCCAAGCACGTGGAGAGCCCCTAGTACGTTCACTTTCGTCGTTTTAACGGGGTTGTACTGGTAGTGGATAGGGCTTGCCGGACATGCCAGGTTGAATATCCAGTCGACCTCAAGCATGACAGGCTCGGTGATGTCATGGGTCATCAGTTCAAAGTTGGGGCGATTGAAAAGATGAGCGATATTCTTTTTGGTGCCGGTAAAAAAATTGTCCAGGCAGACTACATCATGCCCGTCGCTAACAAGCCTCTCGCAGAGATGAGAACCGATAAAACCCGCCCCTCCGGTTACGAGAATCCTTTTAGAATCTTTGTAGGGACCGTACTTATACATTGGGTCGCCCTATGCAAAGGTAGCTAAAGCCGCGCTCGGCGACCAGTTTGGGATTGTACTGGTTCCGTCCGTCGAAGATGACATGCCTTTTCATGAGATTCTTCATTCGGTCAAAATCGGGCTCCCTGAAGGAGAGCCACTCGGTCAGCAGAATCAAACCTTCCGCGCCTTCAAGCACCTCATACTGATTCCTACCAAAGACCACTGATGTGTCACCGTCAAAAATCTTAGCCGCATTTTCTGAAGCCTTCGGATCGTACACATGACACGCGGCCCCACCGCTCGTGAGCCCTTTTATCACATCTATGGCCGGCGCTTCTCGCATATCATCCGTGTTAGGTTTAAAAGCAAGGCCCCAAACCGCCAGTTTCTTTCCGGCGACGTTTTCATTGTAGAAGGCGCGGATCCTTTTTAAGAAGTTGAATCGCTGCGCGTTATTCGCCTCCATGACCTCTGAAAGGATTGAAAAATGAAAACCGGCATCTTCGGATGTCTTGATCAACGCCCGTACGTCTTTCGGAAAACAGGAGCCGCCGAAGCCTACGCCCGGAAAGAGGAACTTCGGTCCTATTCTTGAATCCGAGCCCATACCTCGCATTATTTTCATGACATCCGCACCGACCCTCTCACAGACACTCGCCATCTGATTCATGAAGGAGATGCGAGTTGCAAGCATTGCATTCGCCGCGTACTTCGTCATCTCGCTTGACCTGAGATCCATGACAAGAAAAGGTGCGCCTGTTCTTACAAACGGCGCGTACAGCTCGCTCAGAATTTCTTCGACTCTGCTGTTTTCAACACCGACGATTACCCTTTCTGGCTTCATGCAGTCATCCACGGCAACGCCTTCTTTCAAGAACTCGGGATTTGAAGCGATATCGAAGGGAACTTCCGTGCCCCTCTTTTCCAGTTCGTGCCGGATTGTGTCTCTCACCTTTTCGCACGTACCAACAGGCACAGTCGACTTCACAATTATAATGCGATACTTCTCAAGAGACTGCCCTATACCGGAAGCAACCTTCAACACGTATTGCAGATCGGCTGACCCGTCATGATCCTGAGGGGTATTAACACAGACAAAGATGATGAGCCCGTGCTGCACGGCTTCCTCAATGCTGTCCGTAAACTCAAGGCGCCCCTCCCTGATGTTATTCTTGACCAATTCCTCAAGATGGGGTTCATAGATAGGTATCTCACCGCGCTTGAGGCGCTCTATTTTCTCCCGATCCACGTCCATGCAAAGGACATTATTTCCGACCTCTGCGAAGCAGACACCCGATACGAGCCCAACGTAACCAACACCAATAACAGAAATACGCATACACCCTCCCTGGCGTTTCCTTATTTCTTATTTACCGTCTGCCGCTTGCAAAGTCAATACCACGCCATGAAAAACCCGGGTCCTGGAGACCAGTTAACGGGATCCGATACTGGCCAGTGAAAGCCCCGGCTTCTACGCGAGGAAACACCTCCTCTGGTGGTTGTCGTTTCTTTTCTCCTCTACAGGGCCTCTGGACCCTGGACCTAGGTTCTGGACGATATTTAAGCTGAAAAATTGTTGAAATACATCAGATTATATGCTATAGTAACAGCACTGGAAGTGGGCTCGACCCGCTTTTTTTAGTTTTAGGGCAGTAGATTTCCATGAGAAATCTATTTAGCGAGCGAGAGCTCGCGAGAAGGGGAGGCTCCAGCAGTTCTGCGGGCTGGGTGCCCACGAAGTGGGTGGCGGTGACGTGAGCCCCGTTATAGATTTCGGTAAGAAATCTATTTAGCGAGCGAGAAGGGGAGGCTCCAGCAGCTCTGCTGATGGAGAGGGCGACGTGAGCCCCTATAGCGGTATGGCTGAGATTCAGCAGATAATCGAGACTGTCACGCACCTTGTGGAACCTATAGTGCGGGACGAACTTCTGGAACTCGTGGAAGTTGAGTTTCATCCGGCGGGCGGCCGATGGTTGCTTCGCGTTTATATAGACAAAGAAGGCGGGGTCACAATAGGCGATTGCGAGCGGGTGAGCAGGGAGCTGGAGCGAATTCTTGATGTGGATGATATTATCGATCATCCCTACACGCTTGAAGTATCGTCGCCCGGGCTTACTCGTACCCTGAAGAATAAAGGTGATTTTGAACGCTACAAGGGCAAACGCTGCAAAATAGTCACCTCGTCACTCATTGATTCGAGAAGCGAGTTTGAGGGAGAGATACGCGAGGTGAGTGAAGAAAGTGTGAAGATTATGACTGCGAGCCGGGCAAAAAACGAAACAAGAGCGGATATCTATGATATTCCTTTCTGTGCTATAAAGAAGGCACATTTAGAATTCGAGCTGTGAGAGGTACAAAAGTATGTATTTCGACCTAAATTACGTGATCGAACAGGTGGGCAAAGAGAAGGGCATCCCCAAGGAGATTATCGTAGAAACGCTGGAAGAGGCAGTGCTTTCAGCCTCCAAGAAAAAATTCGGCAATCATCTTGAGCTTGAAGCGCGCTATAACGAAGAAATGGGCGAGATAGAGATTTTCCGATTCAAGACTGTTGCCGAGAAGGTGGAAGATCCGGATTTGGAGATTCTCCTGGAAGATGCAAAGCAGGTCGATCCCGAATGCATGATAGGCGATTCAATAGGCATCAAGATGGACACCTCACAGCTCGGCCGAATAGCCGCGCAGACCGCGAAGCAAGTCATCATGCAGAAAGTGAGAAACGCGGAAAGCGACGTCATCTATAATGAGTATAAGGATCGCAAAGGCACGATCGTGACAGGCATGATACAACGAGTGGAGAAAAACCACTACGTCGTTAACCTCGGCAAGACTGAAGCAGTCTTGCCCTTCAAGGAAACAA
This genomic stretch from Syntrophorhabdales bacterium harbors:
- a CDS encoding MraY family glycosyltransferase, with the protein product MVLFFGFPLVITLLMMPSIIRLAGKYGCIDHPGERRVHTNPTPRWGGLAFFIGILPIFFFMNLDNRLISYLAASSLLVLVGAIDDWKQLGYAAKLFATLAATSVVVFGGDVVLRSIGTYGSFGQISLGPAAIPFTYLCIVGVTNAMNLIDGLNGLAGGISFIASLFIAIVAYVSGNQVLAGLCVAFAGAIGAFLRYNMLAKAHVFMGDSGSLFLGFSLAFFSVTLTQDARCRVEPMLPVLLLLVPIFDTLRVMALRLFTGKNPFKADTNHLHHLLLKAGCSHRKSVLLLWSITALFGLAAMLIHSRGTSTPYLIAVLTGSIFLSIFADALGRRTHETASRTQPQIQVRDHEAVRTGATISGEMEPPTEECGPKAALGTR
- a CDS encoding UDP-glucuronic acid decarboxylase family protein, which translates into the protein MYKYGPYKDSKRILVTGGAGFIGSHLCERLVSDGHDVVCLDNFFTGTKKNIAHLFNRPNFELMTHDITEPVMLEVDWIFNLACPASPIHYQYNPVKTTKVNVLGALHVLGLAKRVRARVLQASTSEVYGDPDVHPQQEEYWGNVNPIGKRSCYDEGKRLAETLFFDYLRQNKVDIKVIRIFNTYGPRMRPDDGRVVSNFIMQALRGKDITVYGQGSQTRSFCYIDDLIEGMIRMMDYETGEHERERDYTRPYLSGFPGPVNLGNPHEVQVVELAERIVDMVGSGSRVVFEQLPEDDPRRRCPDISKARQHLDWQPKVPLEEGLRKTIDYFISAGK
- a CDS encoding UDP-glucose/GDP-mannose dehydrogenase family protein, with protein sequence MRISVIGVGYVGLVSGVCFAEVGNNVLCMDVDREKIERLKRGEIPIYEPHLEELVKNNIREGRLEFTDSIEEAVQHGLIIFVCVNTPQDHDGSADLQYVLKVASGIGQSLEKYRIIIVKSTVPVGTCEKVRDTIRHELEKRGTEVPFDIASNPEFLKEGVAVDDCMKPERVIVGVENSRVEEILSELYAPFVRTGAPFLVMDLRSSEMTKYAANAMLATRISFMNQMASVCERVGADVMKIMRGMGSDSRIGPKFLFPGVGFGGSCFPKDVRALIKTSEDAGFHFSILSEVMEANNAQRFNFLKRIRAFYNENVAGKKLAVWGLAFKPNTDDMREAPAIDVIKGLTSGGAACHVYDPKASENAAKIFDGDTSVVFGRNQYEVLEGAEGLILLTEWLSFREPDFDRMKNLMKRHVIFDGRNQYNPKLVAERGFSYLCIGRPNV
- the rimP gene encoding ribosome maturation factor RimP, which codes for MSPYSGMAEIQQIIETVTHLVEPIVRDELLELVEVEFHPAGGRWLLRVYIDKEGGVTIGDCERVSRELERILDVDDIIDHPYTLEVSSPGLTRTLKNKGDFERYKGKRCKIVTSSLIDSRSEFEGEIREVSEESVKIMTASRAKNETRADIYDIPFCAIKKAHLEFEL